The sequence CCGCCTCCTCGATCAACCCGTCACGAGCCGCTGGTGATCCGACCTCGTCGTATTCGTTGCCCGGATGACCGTCCCAGCCACCGAAGGTCGGCTCGCTACTTGCCACGCGATCATCGCTCTGGCGGAGGGAACGGCCCAAGACGGAATCCGCGTCCCGGATGTTCAACTTGACGGGCATCATCGCCAGAATCACGGCGGTGACGGCGATGACGAAACGCGTCAGCCACTTGTTCATGAGAGTCTCCTCTCGGATGGTGTGGTCGCTGCCCCCCCCATGCGGTTCTCGGGATACAACACGGCGGTGTGTCCAATAATGGGCAACTCGAATCGGCGCTCCCAGAGGAAAAACCCTTGACTTTTGACGGGAGAATTCCGGGTGCGTCGTGGGGGGAGAATCCCCTCAAGGCCGTGACGCAGCGACGGGCGAGCGTTCCGGAAGTGTTCGCCACCATGCGCACATGGAATCAGCGATCCGGGCGGGAAACGTCTCTTCACGGCTCGGCGCGGGCGGTTACCCGCTAAGGCTGTTAAGCATGCTCGCTGGGGCCACACTCCGCATGTCCCCGGCGAGGCTGACGAGAGGGGCTCCGCCCCCTCGACCCCGGACAGGTCCGCGCTCCCGACGGGGTTCGCGGATCGCAGGCTGTCGCCCGGATGGACGACGCACTTGCCGTGGCCCGCCGTGCCAAGGAGGGTCCGCTGTTCCCACGGGGCGCTTCGGTTCCGAATCGGACGTGGCCGCTCCGGTCAATCCGACGCGCTCATGGCCTTCCCGCAAGGGATCTCTGGTTCGGGAGCGACCCCTGGAAGGCAGGGACGAGGGTGTGAATCCACACTCGTCGCTAAGCCGCACCAAGCCCTCGGGGCGGGGGGTCGCTCCCGACCCCGCCCGAACGGCCCGTTCGGCAACGGGTGCCCGGACTGCCGAACCGCAAGGCGTTGCCTTCCCTGCGGATGGGCGGCAAGGCCCGTGTGAATCCCGAGAGCCCCAAAGTGTGAATCGACCCCCAGCGTCGATTTCACGCTCCAGCGCGGCGTAACCGGGAGCGCTGACGGCACCGGAGAACGCCTCACGGCCCCCCATACCCGCGATCACCGCCGTGGTTTTGTCCGAAGCCTCTCGGCATGGGACCAACTCATCGGTCTGGCGATCCACCAAGATGCACTACGCGGTCCGAGGCGTTTCGGTTTCGCCCTCCTATCCGTCGGAGGTTGAAGGGCTATCGTGCCCGCCCGCGAGCCGCTCGATTTCGCCGACGACCCGCACCAATTCATCCACCAGCGGCGTCCGGCCTGTCCGGACGAGTGCGTCCGCCAACGCTCCGTAATACCACAGCGTCCCTTCCCTACCGCCCGCAAACCGCTCCCAGAGTTCCTCGCCCACAGCCCGGTAATCGCTGAGGATGCAGCGCGCATTGTGGAGCTTATCGGCGGCGCAGACGAGCAGGACCGACGCCGGCTTCTTGTCGATGGCCGCGACCCAAGCCCGCTTTCTCTCTTTCCAAGGGGGTTTCGGATCGGCAACGGAATCGGTGCAGCCTTCGACGATTTCGGTCACGTCCTCGCCGAAGAGGCGCAGGATCTCGTCCCTTCTCTTCTTGCCGCCCTGATCCTCGATGGCATCGTGCAGCAGCGCCGCGATGGCTTGGTTCTCGTCTCCGCCGTTTTCGATGACGAGCGCCGCCACGGCGAGCAGATGCGAGACGTAGGGAACGCCGGAGCCCTTCCGCCGCTGCTCCCGGTGGAGGAGTGCGGCGTACACAAGGGCCTCCCCAAAACGGCTGGTCAATCCTTCAGGCATTCGGCGCTCCGTTTCGGCTTACGATCAACCCGCCGACCGGATCACCGCGTCCCTTGGGTGTCCCGACGGCAATCCGAAAGATGCACGGCAACCCGCCGCATGTCATATTTCGGGCGCTCCCGATCCACGCCGACGGACGAACAGAGGAAGTTGACCAAGGTGGCCACCAAGCAGACCGACAGCGGAGCCACGACCGGCTACGAGGCTGAGTTGTGGGCGATGGCCGACACGCTCCGCGGCTCGATGGACGCCGCCGAGTACAAGCATGTCGTGCTCGGGCTGATCTTCCTGAAATACATCTCCGACGCCTTCGAGGAACGCCGCGAGGCGGTGCTCGCCGAGTGGGGAGAAGAGGCCGCCGAGGACCGCGACGAGTACATCGCGGAGAACATCTTCTGGGTGCCCCCGGAGGCTCGCTGGGCGCGCCTGAAGGCCGAGGCGCGGCAACCAACCGTCGGCCAGACCGTGGACCGGGCCATGGCGGCCATCGAGCGCGACAACCCGGCGCTGAAGGAGGTGCTGCCCAAG comes from Candidatus Palauibacter scopulicola and encodes:
- a CDS encoding HD domain-containing protein produces the protein MPEGLTSRFGEALVYAALLHREQRRKGSGVPYVSHLLAVAALVIENGGDENQAIAALLHDAIEDQGGKKRRDEILRLFGEDVTEIVEGCTDSVADPKPPWKERKRAWVAAIDKKPASVLLVCAADKLHNARCILSDYRAVGEELWERFAGGREGTLWYYGALADALVRTGRTPLVDELVRVVGEIERLAGGHDSPSTSDG